From a single Pseudopipra pipra isolate bDixPip1 chromosome 7, bDixPip1.hap1, whole genome shotgun sequence genomic region:
- the TBR1 gene encoding T-box brain protein 1 isoform X1 has product MQLEHCLSPSIMLSKKFLNVSSSYPHAGGSELALHDHPIISTTDNLERSSPLKKITRGMTNQSDTDNFPDSKDTPGDVQRNKLSPVLDGVSELRHSFDGSAADRYLLSQSSQPQSAASAPSTMFPYPSQHGPAHPAFSIASPSRYMAHHPVITNGAYNSLLSNSSPQGYPTAGYPYPQQYGHSYQGAPFYQFSSTQPGLVPGKAQVYLCNRPLWLKFHRHQTEMIITKQGRRMFPFLSFNISGLDPTAHYNIFVDVILADPNHWRFQGGKWVPCGKADTNVQGNRVYMHPDSPNTGAHWMRQEISFGKLKLTNNKGASNNNGQMVVLQSLHKYQPRLHVVEVNEDGTEDTNQPGRVQTFTFPETQFIAVTAYQNTDITQLKIDHNPFAKGFRDNYDTIYTGCDMDRLTPSPNDSPRSQIVPGARYAMAGSFLQDQFVSNYAKSRFHPGAGAGPGPGADRSVPHTNGLLSPQQAEDPGAPSPQRWFVAPANNRLDFAASAYDTATDFAGNAATLLSYAAAGVKALPLQAAGCAGRPLGYYADPSGWGARSPPQYCSKSGSVLSCWPNSAAAARMAAGNPYLGEEAESLAPERSPLPGAEDSKPKDLSDSSWIETPSSIKSIDSSDSGIYEQAKRRRISPSDTPVSESSSPLKSEVLTQRDCEKTCAKDIGYYGFYSHS; this is encoded by the exons ATGCAGCTGGAGCATTGTCTTTCTCCCTCTATCATGCTCTCCAAGAAATTTCTCAATGTGAGCAGCAGTTACCCACATGCAGGCGGATCTGAGCTTGCCTTGCATGATCATCCCATTATCTCGACCACTGACAACCTGGAGAGAAGTTcacctttgaaaaaaattaccagGGGGATGACGAATCAGTCAGATACAGACAATTTTCCTGACTCCAAGGACACACCAGGGGACGTCCAGAGAAATAAACTCTCTCCCGTCTTGGACGGGGTCTCTGAGCTTCGTCACAGTTTCGATGGATCTGCTGCAGATCGCTATCTGCTCTCTCAGTCCAGCCAGCCCCagtctgctgcctctgctcctaGTACCATGTTCCCTTATCCCAGCCAGCATGGACCTGCTCACCCAGCCTTCTCCATCGCCAGCCCCAGCCGCTACATGGCTCACCATCCTGTGATCACCAACGGAGCTTATAACAGCCTCCTGTCCAACTCTTCTCCGCAAGGCTACCCCACGGCGGGCTACCCGTACCCCCAGCAGTATGGCCATTCCTACCAAGGGGCACCTTTCTACCAGTTCTCCTCCACCCAGCCGGGGCTGGTTCCTGGCAAGGCTCAGGTCTACCTGTGCAACAGGCCACTCTGGCTGAAATTTCACCGGCACCAGACGGAGATGATCATCACGAAGCAGGGAAG gCGCATGTTCCCTTTCCTAAGCTTTAATATTTCTGGTCTCGACCCCACGGCTCACTACAATATTTTTGTGGATGTAATTTTGGCGGATCCCAACCACTGGAGATTTCAGGGAGGCAAATGGGTTCCTTGCGGCAAGGCGGACACCAATGTACAAG GAAACCGGGTTTACATGCACCCCGACTCCCCCAACACGGGAGCCCACTGGATGCGCCAGGAAATCTCCTTTGGGAAACTAAAACTTACAAACAATAAAGGAGCATCAAACAACAACGGACAG ATGGTGGTTTTGCAGTCCCTCCACAAGTACCAGCCCCGCTTGCATGTGGTGGAGGTGAACGAAGATGGGACAGAGGATACCAACCAGCCGGGCAGAGTGCAGACCTTCACCTTCCCTGAGACCCAGTTCATAGCAGTCACCGCCTACCAAAACACCGAT ATCACACAGCTGAAAATAGATCACAACCCTTTCGCAAAAGGATTCCGAGACAATTATGACAC GATCTACACGGGCTGCGACATGGACCGGCTGACGCCTTCCCCCAACGACTCGCCCCGCTCGCAGATCGTGCCCGGGGCCCGCTACGCCATGGCCGGCTCCTTCCTCCAGGACCAGTTCGTGAGTAACTACGCCAAGTCCCGCTTCCACCCCGGGGCAGGAGCCGGCCCGGGGCCCGGCGCCGACCGCAGCGTGCCCCACACCAACGGGCTGCTCTCCCCACAGCAAGCCGAGGACCCGGGGGCCCCCTCGCCGCAGCGCTGGTTCGTCGCCCCCGCCAACAACCGCCTCGACTTCGCCGCCTCCGCCTACGACACGGCCACCGACTTCGCCGGCAACGCGGCCACGCTGCTGTCCTACGCGGCCGCGGGAGTCAAGGCGCTGCCGCTGCAGGCGGCCGGCTGCGCCGGGCGGCCGCTGGGCTACTATGCCGACCCCTCGGGCTGGGGGGCCCGCAGCCCCCCGCAGTACTGCAGCAAGTCGGGCTCCGTGCTCTCCTGCTGGCCCAacagcgcggcggcggcgcgcaTGGCCGCCGGCAATCCCTACCTGGGGGAGGAGGCGGAGAGCCTGGCCCCCGAGCGGTCCCCTTTGCCGGGCGCCGAGGACTCCAAGCCCAAAGATTTGTCCGACTCCAGCTGGATCGAGACGCCGTCGTCCATTAAATCCATCGACTCCTCTGATTCTGGGATTTACGAGCAGGCCAAAAGGAGGCGGATCTCCCCCTCGGACACCCCGGTGtccgagagctcctcgccccTCAAGAGCGAGGTGCTTACCCAGCGGGACTGCGAAAAGACCTGCGCCAAGGACATCGGCTACTACGGCTTCTACTCGCACAGCTAG
- the TBR1 gene encoding T-box brain protein 1 isoform X2 — MQLEHCLSPSIMLSKKFLNVSSSYPHAGGSELALHDHPIISTTDNLERSSPLKKITRGMTNQSDTDNFPDSKDTPGDVQRNKLSPVLDGVSELRHSFDGSAADRYLLSQSSQPQSAASAPSTMFPYPSQHGPAHPAFSIASPSRYMAHHPVITNGAYNSLLSNSSPQGYPTAGYPYPQQYGHSYQGAPFYQFSSTQPGLVPGKAQVYLCNRPLWLKFHRHQTEMIITKQGRRMFPFLSFNISGLDPTAHYNIFVDVILADPNHWRFQGGKWVPCGKADTNVQGNRVYMHPDSPNTGAHWMRQEISFGKLKLTNNKGASNNNGQMVVLQSLHKYQPRLHVVEVNEDGTEDTNQPGRVQTFTFPETQFIAVTAYQNTDITQLKIDHNPFAKGFRDNYDTIYTGCDMDRLTPSPNDSPRSQIVPGARYAMAGSFLQDQFQAEDPGAPSPQRWFVAPANNRLDFAASAYDTATDFAGNAATLLSYAAAGVKALPLQAAGCAGRPLGYYADPSGWGARSPPQYCSKSGSVLSCWPNSAAAARMAAGNPYLGEEAESLAPERSPLPGAEDSKPKDLSDSSWIETPSSIKSIDSSDSGIYEQAKRRRISPSDTPVSESSSPLKSEVLTQRDCEKTCAKDIGYYGFYSHS; from the exons ATGCAGCTGGAGCATTGTCTTTCTCCCTCTATCATGCTCTCCAAGAAATTTCTCAATGTGAGCAGCAGTTACCCACATGCAGGCGGATCTGAGCTTGCCTTGCATGATCATCCCATTATCTCGACCACTGACAACCTGGAGAGAAGTTcacctttgaaaaaaattaccagGGGGATGACGAATCAGTCAGATACAGACAATTTTCCTGACTCCAAGGACACACCAGGGGACGTCCAGAGAAATAAACTCTCTCCCGTCTTGGACGGGGTCTCTGAGCTTCGTCACAGTTTCGATGGATCTGCTGCAGATCGCTATCTGCTCTCTCAGTCCAGCCAGCCCCagtctgctgcctctgctcctaGTACCATGTTCCCTTATCCCAGCCAGCATGGACCTGCTCACCCAGCCTTCTCCATCGCCAGCCCCAGCCGCTACATGGCTCACCATCCTGTGATCACCAACGGAGCTTATAACAGCCTCCTGTCCAACTCTTCTCCGCAAGGCTACCCCACGGCGGGCTACCCGTACCCCCAGCAGTATGGCCATTCCTACCAAGGGGCACCTTTCTACCAGTTCTCCTCCACCCAGCCGGGGCTGGTTCCTGGCAAGGCTCAGGTCTACCTGTGCAACAGGCCACTCTGGCTGAAATTTCACCGGCACCAGACGGAGATGATCATCACGAAGCAGGGAAG gCGCATGTTCCCTTTCCTAAGCTTTAATATTTCTGGTCTCGACCCCACGGCTCACTACAATATTTTTGTGGATGTAATTTTGGCGGATCCCAACCACTGGAGATTTCAGGGAGGCAAATGGGTTCCTTGCGGCAAGGCGGACACCAATGTACAAG GAAACCGGGTTTACATGCACCCCGACTCCCCCAACACGGGAGCCCACTGGATGCGCCAGGAAATCTCCTTTGGGAAACTAAAACTTACAAACAATAAAGGAGCATCAAACAACAACGGACAG ATGGTGGTTTTGCAGTCCCTCCACAAGTACCAGCCCCGCTTGCATGTGGTGGAGGTGAACGAAGATGGGACAGAGGATACCAACCAGCCGGGCAGAGTGCAGACCTTCACCTTCCCTGAGACCCAGTTCATAGCAGTCACCGCCTACCAAAACACCGAT ATCACACAGCTGAAAATAGATCACAACCCTTTCGCAAAAGGATTCCGAGACAATTATGACAC GATCTACACGGGCTGCGACATGGACCGGCTGACGCCTTCCCCCAACGACTCGCCCCGCTCGCAGATCGTGCCCGGGGCCCGCTACGCCATGGCCGGCTCCTTCCTCCAGGACCAGTTC CAAGCCGAGGACCCGGGGGCCCCCTCGCCGCAGCGCTGGTTCGTCGCCCCCGCCAACAACCGCCTCGACTTCGCCGCCTCCGCCTACGACACGGCCACCGACTTCGCCGGCAACGCGGCCACGCTGCTGTCCTACGCGGCCGCGGGAGTCAAGGCGCTGCCGCTGCAGGCGGCCGGCTGCGCCGGGCGGCCGCTGGGCTACTATGCCGACCCCTCGGGCTGGGGGGCCCGCAGCCCCCCGCAGTACTGCAGCAAGTCGGGCTCCGTGCTCTCCTGCTGGCCCAacagcgcggcggcggcgcgcaTGGCCGCCGGCAATCCCTACCTGGGGGAGGAGGCGGAGAGCCTGGCCCCCGAGCGGTCCCCTTTGCCGGGCGCCGAGGACTCCAAGCCCAAAGATTTGTCCGACTCCAGCTGGATCGAGACGCCGTCGTCCATTAAATCCATCGACTCCTCTGATTCTGGGATTTACGAGCAGGCCAAAAGGAGGCGGATCTCCCCCTCGGACACCCCGGTGtccgagagctcctcgccccTCAAGAGCGAGGTGCTTACCCAGCGGGACTGCGAAAAGACCTGCGCCAAGGACATCGGCTACTACGGCTTCTACTCGCACAGCTAG